The genome window TCCGGCATCAGCGGTGCTGTGACAGTGCCAGGACACATCCCATCcctctgggagctgccaggtGCCTCCTGCAactccagggctggctccttCCTCGAGCTGGTGGCATCCAGATGTCCCTTGTGGTCACACAGGCTGTCCACACCGTCCCCAGGAGGCAGATCCAGGCAGGGAGCAGATGGAGGCCGGGCTGGAGCAGGCTCAGAGGGATCCAGGCTGGTCCAGGACAGGGCTCCAGGAGGGGACATCCCTGTGTGGTGTcacctggctgtgctctgggtgCAGCCAGGACGCAGGAGCTGCGCAATCCAGGGTGTTCCTGCTTTCCTCACAGGGATAAATCCATCTGGAAACTCCTCAAGTTCCTtctggcagctcccacctctgcacctgcagcccccagagctgctccctccgagctgtccctggcacagggtgaaGGCTTTGATCCCAGGGTGACAGGGACTGTCACAGGAATGCAAATGTTCCCTGAACGTgggaagcagctcccagctcagctctgggatgctgggacacagctccagagctCCCTGGGAGATCCAGAGGTTCAGGAGGAATCCCGGTGTCTGAGCTCCCAGCAGGACGGGATCTCGCTCCTTGTGGGGGAATTGGTGACTCCAGGGGCTTCACACCTTCCCCCATGAAACCCCCTCGCCCCAAAACACCAAATTCCAGAGGATTTCTCTGTAAATGAGTGCTCCTGGGAAGGGCACAGCAAGAGGATGCAGCTCCTCATCACCTCCTGCTCCGAACCCTGGGGTGTCCCAAGGGATGGGGATggtccccagcagctcccaggtgcAGGATCCTGTCTGAGGGGCACTGACACGACCCCAGACACCTCTGAAACTGCATCTGTGACCAGAGGGACACTGTCACCTCCTGCCAGACctgccaggggacagccaggagctgctggtgacaCCCGCCCAGGGTtcagcagagacacagccagCAATTAGCATccatcagcagctccagggaggctGATTCCAAGTGCTCTGGGACCACAGGATGctcctctcctccttctcctcctccagccctggctggacGCTCCCAGAGCCGACATTCCCAGTGTGTCTCTGGCTCCATCCTcgctgggcagggctgggaagcagcttctcctctcctcctcctcctcctcttcctccctaaTCCCCACAGCCTGAGCCCCCCACgcagccctcccagccccccccaggcccagaggagagctgggatgggatcagggaGCTGGAGAACCCCCTGGATGGCTCCACTCAGCTCCATTTGAACATTGACACCAGGCTGGTGCCCTCTTCACTGAGGAAAAGGCAGTGGCACCCTCAGGAAACCCCAGGACAGCAGGATCACCTCCTTCCAAGGCCATCCCACGGCTCAGAGCATCTCCTGCCACCCCACCAaggctcagagctgcagcagaagagCCAAGACCCAGCTGCTCACACCCCGAGTGCTGGGAGGAAAACCCTCCCCGTTCTGGGCCACCACAAATCCCCCAAACACCCTGACAGCCTTTCCTGGTGTCACAGCTCCCTGGGGGCACCCAAAAGGAGAGAATTCCCCCAAGAGCctggggcacagggcagggtgacccctgtgccagcagcctccCCCAGTGTGACAGCCAACAGCTGAGAACTCCTTTTTTTTGAGTGGGTTTTTTAGCTCCTACCCTAAGGCCAATCTCCAACATGACTGTTGCCAAGGGAACGAGCTCCGTGCTTTGACAGTTCTGTTTTAAGGATCTCCCTGCCCAGCGAGGTGTCTCAGCCCAGTTGGATGCCCTGGCACGAGGTTTGGTGGCTCTGCAGCCACCCCAGCACAGAGCCGTGTCCCGAGGAATTGTCACTCCCCACTGCCCGAGGATTAACCACACCGTGTTGTGTAAGAGGATATTTATAACAGAACTGAGGGATGGGGaagccctggcagctctgctcctctcctggggGACAGCACAACCAACGCCTCCTCCTGACCTCCCGAaaatagaatcatggaatagcCAGAGAGGGAAGGAACACACAAGGATCCtggagtccaactcctggccctgcacaggacaccccaacaatcccagcctctGCCTGGGAGCCttgtccaaaggctcctggagctccagcagccttGGGAATGTGGTAATTCCCCTGATAGCCAACCTAAACCCACCCtaacacagctccagccattccatCAGGTCCTGGGGCACTGGAGATTCCCCACATCCCAACGGATTCCCAGGAATGTGCTCCACATCAGCTGTGGCCCAGCGGgtcccctctgctgctgctgcagtgttcTGTCCCTTCTGGAGTCCCCAGAATCaccaggagaaaagaaaaaaacccagaacccAAAGTTGGTGAGACTTGGAGAGGTAAAATGGATCCTCCAGGAGTGCCAGGAGGGCGCAGAGgttctgagagcagcagcagcagaggctggagcaCCTCGGATCCATCTCCCTGTGGCTTCAGAGCAGGATCCTGACggcagcaggagggagaatGAGGAGCTGACAccagcacagacaccccaaaacacatccCAGCTCTGGAAACAGCTCCCCAGGGTGTGTGGGGGTCCCAGCGAGTCCTGTCTTCTGAGCAgcacccagcccagggacctgctgcgctccctgccagcggccACTCGGACCAGCAGTGTCAGAACTCATTTCCCTGGAAATCACAGCAACAGCAGCGGTCTGGGAGAGCTGAGCTTGCCAGCAAACGCCGTTTGAGGTGTTGTAGGCGATGAAAAGCATCTGCAGCTGAAGCAGCGCCTGGAGCATCACCCGAGGACGGGGCAGCTCCCGGGATGctgcagggacacggggagCTCTCAGCTGCGCTGCTCCCCGGCCAAACtcctgggaaatgctgctgctgccaggtctgcaccagccctggcacccTCCAGCACGTCCAGACACCGCAGAGGCTCCGTGGGAGCCGCAGCATCCAACACCTGCCCGCGGTCCCTGCGCCCTCGGCCGCATCCCGGCGCAGGCGGAGCGTGACGCTGGGCAGGTGACTGGAATGGTTAAACACATTCCCTTTCCACAGCCTCGGCTTCCCCGCCTCCCTCCGCCCTCACCGGCTGCCTTTGGCTTGTCTGGCTTGGTGCTGTTGGCACCAGGGCTGCCCAAACGCAGCACGGAGCGTTCCTGCCCCCAGCGCTGCCctggctcctcatcctccccccGGGACGGCCCCGGGTGGGGTGGAAGAGGAGCTCCGGGAGGGGGATGGAGAATCCCAGCCTGTCACAGGTGGGTGGAGGAGCTGTGGCACCAGAGATCGCTCCCACCCCAGCATCACCTCCCGAtggaggctctgctgctcccggTGCCCGGCCAAGAGCagaggggccagaactggaccAGATGGTTCAAGCTGAGCTGACCCAGTaactgggaggaggaggaggagcagatcCATCTGACTGTGGGGGTGTTACAGCGCTGGCAGCACCTTCCAGGGCCCgcagagccactgaagagccAAAGCAGCAAGGACTGCGCTCAATCTGTGCAGAACCAGCACTGGGGGACCTGCACAGCCATGGCAtcagcctggagagcagctcaggtggagaccaggctgggcagggggtgCCAGGCCAGACTGGCACGGCTGTGCCCAGGAGAACAAGCCCAGCACCACAAGCAGAGCCCACCAAGCTCCCAGCTGGCACCGCCACCAAAACCACCTCGGACACGTGTCCATATCCTGCCCCACTCCCTCCCTGTCctctcctgcagggatgggcacgAGACACCCTGGATTGGCATAAAAGGAGGTTAGGAACCAaggcagggaaaacaaacaggagcagctctgccgcAGCTCCCTCCATCTGGCTGCGCGGCCGCCGTGCCAGCGCCAGGGTGACTCCCCAGATGTAGCCGCCTCCGATTCCTCCGGCGATTCCAACACCCCTGGAGAGGCGAGAACGTCaggcagagggagaagaggCAGCATCTTGCAGGCAGGAGACCTCCCAGGCAGGGAATCCTGGGCAAACGGGGCGCTTTTCCCTCTCCAGAGGAGGATGGGTACCCAGAGCTCGGGATGCTCAGCTCACGCTCCGGCAGCATCGCCCCGTTCCATTGGGATTTCTCCTCCCGGGCCACCACGCTCCCAGCAAACAGCACAGGCCGTGCCAAACCCCACGGCATTGTCAGGACAGCGGCACAATCCCGGTGCCAGCGCATCCCTCACCGTCTGGGCATGCGGCGGGCACCTCCGCAGAGCCTGATCCCAGGCTTTGTCCTAAAATCCGGCCTTGCCTGTTGAGCCTAACGCGTTGTGCCAGACAGCTGAGCGGAGGATTCCGTGCTCTCCAGCCGGCTGCCTGCACAGGGATGCActgctccctcccctctcctccgGCTGAGtgctgatcccagccctggaacagCTCGTTTCCCCCAGGCAGCTGATCCGAGTCATCCGAAATCAGGCCAAGCAGGTAGTGAGTGATGCAGAGAGGttgccctccctccctttcgtgcctcaccagggctgtCACCACTTCCTCGGCTCCGGAGCCAAGGGCtggtgctggcacaggcacTGGGAGCATATGGCAAGCCCTAATGGCACTGGGAACGGGGCTCTCGCACACGTTCCTCGGGGAAAAGCACCACGGAAAGCGGCAATCAAAGGTTTCTGTTGCTCCAGACAACGCCGGGCTCCCACCACCCCACGGTGCCCctgggctctccctgctccagcctcccaCATTCCAGTGCTGCCGTctccctgcagggcagcaggaccTGCAGATATTCCCTGCTCCGAGGCTGGGGATGGCAAAAGCCCTGTGGGAGCCCAGCTGGAAGCTCAGAGCATctccccagcacagagggagcTCTGCTGGCCTGGCCAAGCAgacacctccagcagctccagagagtCAAAGCCAccctgcaggacagggacagtgccCTCGACCTGCCTCTCTGCAAAGCCCTCATCTCAGCAGGCTCAGGACACCTCCCGATGTCCTCCAGTgccccagggaaaaaaacagcccCTAAAGTCATCTGGCTTCAGCCCGTGGTGGCCTCCCATGGAATTGTCCAAACAAAAGGGTTACACAACTGCCGAGTGGAATAACCCTGCAGAGAGAGAATGATCCTCACACAAGGACAACCACGCACCAGCCCAAACACCCGAATGTGCCGACAGCAGCACAACgccagccaagagagcacagaCAGGGCCCTCTTGTGCAggaccagtgctcccagtgcctgggAGGCTTCCAGGGGTTCCTCCAGACCCTGCCATGGCTGTAGTGGAGCCATCTGCCACACTGGAGGAATGTTCTCCAAGGAAGAGAGTCCATCCTGCCCCAGGACGGGTGCCAGGGAGGAGATGTCCCCTGAGCCACGCTGGGATGGCTCAGGGGCTCCAGGATGAGGCAGCAACCATGAAGATGCAACAACTTCTTTCTGAGCATCTCCCAGACATCCATCTCCTCTGCTCCTTAAAGGGTTTTTTGGGCTCTTCTTGTCCAGCTGTGCTGGACCCTGGCACTggtggccagggctgggccaCAGCAGAGGCCAGTCCAGGAGGAAATCTTGCAGTGTCATCATCCAGGCTTCGTCCTGTCCCAGGACAGCCCCGGGTCACGGCCACCTCCCCTCCTGGGAGCGCTCCCCGGGATGCTcagccatccccatccccacgCTGAGGCTGCCAGGAGGTCCCCACGTCGTGGGGCTGAGGATCACCCACACCCAAGTGACTCTTTTGGGTGCCCGTGGGAGGACCGTggccaaaaccagaacaaatccCGGGATTCGTGAATGGGAACACAGCCACCAGCCCCCAGAGCCTGTGACAGCAACAGAGATGGGTGCGGGGGAGCCGTGGGGGCTGCGGGCTCAGCCATTGTCCCCACCGTGCCACGCTCCCACCCGCGCAGCCCTCGGGACCCTCCATCCTGTTCCCAAacccccctccctgctcctgacGGGCCGCAGGGATGTGGATGGAGAGCGGAACCACCGTCAGCACCCCCAGACCACAACACAGCgaggccagcccagcccctgggtCCTCCCCACCCAAACAAGCGCAGCAGCATCGATTCTGTCACGACAGACGATTCCCGACACGGCAAACGGAGCCGCCAGCAGCCAGACAGGGACGGCGGCTCCGAGCCACCGCCGGTCACCCCGCGGGGACCGCAGCCCCACGGCGTCGGGGGACACGGCGCTGCCACCGGCGAGCCCCGACAGGAATCACACCCGCTCCGCACCTGTCGCGACTGTCGCCGAGGGTGAACCCCCTTTGTCTGGCGAGCCGGGGCTCCGCCGCGCCCCGCGGCCGCCGGATGCCCCGCACATCCCGGCGGGACGGGGAGCGGCCGCCGCTGCCGAGCCCCCCGCCCATCCCGGGGAGGCGGCTCCCACCGGAGGGACCGGGAGGGACCGGGGAGCCGCCCCAGCCACGGCGGGGATGTCACGGCCGCTCCCCCGGGGACTCCGCCCGCCCCTCGGCGGTGTCTGTCCCCGCTCCGCGTGTCACCGCCGGGCCCCGGCACCCTCGCGGCGGGGCGGCCGTGCCGCACCGGGGACCCTCCATCCGCCGCACCGGGGACCCTCCATCCGCCCCCCCCTCTCCGCGGGCAGCGCCGGGAGGGGCcgagcgccgccgccgccgcccgccgggGCCTGTCTGGAACCTtccgccgccccggccccggccccgccccgggcgGTCCGCGGCCACCGGGGGACACGACGGGCAGCACCGGCGCCGCCGTGACCTTGAGCCCCCGCCGGCCGCCCGGGAGCCGCACCCGCagccggcggcggggcgggccccgagggccgggcggggcggggcgggcggcacCTGCCTTGACCCACATAACGGCCCCGTTcgcgccgccgctccccgcACCTGTCGCTCGGTTCCCCGCATCCCCGGCCGTAGCGGCGGGGGACGCACAGAGAGGCTCGCCCGCTCCCGGCGGCGTCACTCACCGTCGCGGGAGAGGTTTCCCCGAGCGCTGCCGAAGCAGGCGATGAGCAGGAGGATGCCGAGGGCGGGGGGCTGCATGGTGGCGGCGGGAGCCCGCGGGGCCGGCGCGACCGAGCCGCAGCGCGGGCGGCGGGCGCTGCTCCCTCCGCTCTGGAGCCGGCGGTGCGGCAGCGGCGGGGATTAAATAGAGCGCGAGGAAGAGACCATTCGtgccggggggggggggcgggggggccgcGCCGATGCCGCCCCCCTCGGCCCCCGTGTAAACACGCCCGCTCCGGCCGGCGGCCCCCCCCGCGCCCTGAGGCGCGGTGGTGCGCGCCGCATGCGCGGCTCCCCGCGGGAGGCAGGTGcgcgcggggcggcggcggcggcggcggcgggagcggggtCCCCTCGGTCCCCTCCGTCCCCTCCGTCCCCTCGGTCCCCTCGGTCCCCTCGGTCTCTTCGGTCCCCTCGGTCTCTTCGGTCCCCTCGGTCCCCATCCCGCCCCCTCGCCGAGCTAGCCCGGGCCCAGCGGAGCGGCGATACCTCAGGATGTCGTCCCCACACCGGATCCCTGGCTGGGCGGTCCCGCCGTGGAAGGGGGACTCGCCGGTCTGCGgccgggagcgggagcggcaGCGGGACCGGTCCCACCGCGAGGTACCGGCCGGTCCAGCGAGGCCGGGTCCCCTCTGGGCTCGCGGTGTCCCCTGGACGGGCCGGGACGCTCCGCGGGGCCGCTGGTTGGATGGAGCACGGTCCCCTCGGCAGGGTGAGAGGGGCCGGAGCAGAGATGCTGGGGTGtcacctgtgctgggctgtCACTGGCACTGCGATGTCACCTGTGCTGGgatgtcacctgtcctggggtgtcacctgtgctgggctgtcactgtcactgggatgtcacctgtcctggggtgtcacctgtgctgggctgtcactgtcactgtgttgTCACCTGTGCTGGGATGTCACTGGCACTGCGATGTCACCTGTGCTGGGATGCCACCTGTCCTGGGGTGTCACTGTCGCTGCgatgtcacctgtcctggggtgTCACCCGTGCTGGGCTGTCACTGGCACTGCGATGTCACCTGTGCTGGgatgtcacctgtcctggggtgTCACCCGTGCTGGGCTGTCACTGGCACTGCGATGTCACCTGTGCTGGgatgtcacctgtcctggggtgtcactgtcactgcgatgtcacctgtcctggggtgtcacctgtgctgggctgtcactgtcactgcgatgtcacctgtcctggggtgacagcTATGTTAGGATGTCACCTGTGCTAGGGTGCCCCCGTGCTgggctgtcactgtcactgtgttgTCACCTGTGCTGGGATGTCACCTGTGATGGGGTGACACCTATGCTGGGATGTCACCCATGCTCGGATGTCACCCTTGCTAGGGTGTCACCTGTGCTGGGTTGTCACTTGTGCTGGGGTGTCACCCTTTCTCGGATGTCACCCGTGCTGGGGTGTCACCTGTGCTGGGGTGTCACCCATGCTGGGATGTCACCCGTGTTCAGATGTCACCCGTGTTCGGATGTCACCTGTGCTGGGGTGTCACTCGTGCTCGGATGTCACCTTTGCTGGGGTGTCACCCTTTCTCGGATGTCACCTTTGCTGGGGTGTCACCCTTTCTCGGATGTCACCCGTGCTGGGGTGTCACCTGTGCTGGGGTGTCACCCATGCTGGGATGTCACCCGTGTTCAGATGTCACCCGTGTTCGGATGTCACCTGTGCTGGGGTGTCACTCGTGCTCGGATGTCACCTTTGCTGGGGTGTCACCCTTTCTCGGATGTCACCTTTGCTGGGGTGTCACCCTTTCTCGGatgtcccctgtgctggggtgTCACCCTTTCTCGGATGTCACCTTTGCTGGGGTGTCACCCTTTCTCGGATGTCACCCGTGTTCAGATGTCACCCGTGCTGGAGTGTCACCCTTTCTCGGatgtcccctgtgccagccaGCGTGGCCCAGCCCGTCACTGTCTCTGAGTTTGTTCCACCCCGTCCCAAGCCTGGTCCTTGCAGCTGAACCACATTTGGGGTGGAGCCTGTTCTGTTCCCGGCCCTAAATGTCAATGTCCAGTCCTGGCTGGCCCCCGGCATCTCCCAGGCAACTCCTTTATCCACCCTCACCCATCCGTGCTCTCATCCATCAGATGATCCCCCCGAGCTCCGGCTCACGCCAGCCCgggcattcccagctcccgAGGATCCCGGGGCTCCGGGGAAACATTCCCAGCTCGTTTCCAGAGGAGGATTAACCCCTTTTATGGGATCGTTCGTGTTCAGCCCttccccaggcctgcagcaaACCCTCACGTGCGTTTTTGAGGAGCTGCTCCGAGGTTCCTGCaccagagctgtgctccagggATGGTTCCCTTAGTCACAATCCCCGTGGGAAGCGGCCGTGGGAGGAACAGCTTGGTGCCGGTCACAGCCGATCCCcgctctgcctccagctccaTCCCGAGTGTCtgaccctggagctgccctggggcaAATCTGAGGGCAGAAAAGGCCGGGTGAGGCTCTTCCCAGGCTTTCGCTCAGGGTCCGGTTGGAGAAGGGCTCTGGAAGCCCCGGGATGTGAGAACGGCAGAGAGAATCCACACTCGGCTCCTGGAGGCTCCAAACTGGGGAGGGTCTgggaggggccgggctgggTCAGCTctggggggctgtgggtggCTCCTGGGGGGTGTTGGGGGCGTTTCCTCTGGAAAAGGGGGGGTCTTGTGTGGCACTGgctctcctggggctctctgcgatcccccagcctccctggggaggaggaaggtgcGTGGGAGTCGCGTCCCTTCGGGCTGTGCCTGGGCCGGGACCCCCCTCCCGGagccccccgctgtcccctctcGCTGCCGTCCCCCGGGGGCTCCGGGCACGGCTTTTAACCCTTTCCGTGTCTCCTGCAGGAGCCCGCAGGGGGCTGTCCCCGACCCCCGTGGGTGCAGCACCCGCTCCCCATCACACTcgggcagggcagaggaggcggagggagaggaggaagaggagggagaggaggtgtTCAGCGTGCAGCAGGTGCCGAGGCGAAGCTCGCCACAACAAATCGCTGTGATTCAGCCCCGGAGCATCTGGCAGCGAGCGGTAACGAGCCGGGGGATGCCGGTGTCACGCAGCCGCTCCGCCGAGGCGTCCCGGAGCCCCCGGGAACGGGAGCTGCCCTGCACGGATCCGCTCATCCGGGGAGGATGATGCTCCTCAGCTCCCGTTTCCCGAGCCCTCGCTGGCCTCAGGGCTCTGCTTCTCTCTCGGTGTCACAGCACAGGACACAGCCGTGTCACCTCTGGGAGCTCCCTGCGCTGTCCCAGCCCTCCCGACCCTCCCACACGTCTGGAGCATCCCTCAGGGgggtgggaagggctgggcCAGGTGTGGGGATACATCTGGGTGGGTTTCCATGGGGGAACAGCACCCCTGGGCAGCACACCAGGTCTCAGAGGTCTCCTGCTGCCGTCGGtgtgggagctgccagctcccccTCCACGATCTCAAAAATCGTGTCTGTCTGACCCTTCTTTCATCACAGCTCCAGAGAATTTCCTCTCTGGTTATTTGAATTTAATTATCTGTTGTCTTACCATCCATCTCCTGGCTTTTAGGATCAGGGCACAAGCTCCTGTCATCCCTTTGCAGCCCCTCCAGTGGCTGCTGTCTCTGGGATTGAGGTTGGATGATGGAATAAATCATTCTAAGTCATCAAACGGGCTCCATAAcatatttccttttaaacaaCCATGTTTGCTGCCACCCCAGGCATGGATGGCATCTCCCTGGAGGCTCTGCAAAGGCACAGAAAtctccagggaagctgtgggaGCCGGAAGGAACAGAGGCTTGCAGCATCCCTGTGCGATCCTTGGTGCCCAGAATCGCTTCCTTTAACCTCTGGCACTCCTCGTgtgttcctgctgcctctgtgacATGCTCAGCCCTGTTTGTTTTTATACCTCGTCTGATTT of Poecile atricapillus isolate bPoeAtr1 chromosome 33, bPoeAtr1.hap1, whole genome shotgun sequence contains these proteins:
- the LOC131590388 gene encoding basic proline-rich protein-like, producing the protein MGAGEPWGLRAQPLSPPCHAPTRAALGTLHPVPKPPSLLLTGRRDVDGERNHRQHPQTTTQRGQPSPWVLPTQTSAAASILSRQTIPDTANGAASSQTGTAAPSHRRSPRGDRSPTASGDTALPPASPDRNHTRSAPVATVAEGEPPLSGEPGLRRAPRPPDAPHIPAGRGAAAAAEPPAHPGEAAPTGGTGRDRGAAPATAGMSRPLPRGLRPPLGGVCPRSACHRRAPAPSRRGGRAAPGTLHPPHRGPSIRPPLSAGSAGRGRAPPPPPAGACLEPSAAPAPAPPRAVRGHRGTRRAAPAPP
- the LOC131590380 gene encoding uncharacterized protein LOC131590380; protein product: MSSPHRIPGWAVPPWKGDSPVCGRERERQRDRSHREVPAGPARPGPLWARGVPWTGRDAPRGRWLDGARSPRQALPQACSKPSRAFLRSCSEVPAPELCSRDGSLSHNPRGKRPWEEQLGAGHSRSPLCLQLHPECLTLELPWGKSEGRKGREPAGGCPRPPWVQHPLPITLGQGRGGGGRGGRGGRGGVQRAAGAEAKLATTNRCDSAPEHLAASGNEPGDAGVTQPLRRGVPEPPGTGAALHGSAHPGRMMLLSSRFPSPRWPQGSASLSVSQHRTQPCHLWELPALSQPSRPSHTSGASLRGVGRAGPGVGIHLGGFPWGNSTPGQHTRSQRSPAAVGVGAASSPSTISKIVSV